In Deltaproteobacteria bacterium, a genomic segment contains:
- a CDS encoding 6-bladed beta-propeller: MDPRHMLKKNRALPILWGLLLPVLLSSFSCILHRGDAPPAEKATVEARERVWPCPPAPARIRYLHSISFPNDLRSSHTLWNRMLALLAGKNTVRMIRPYGLDIDTEGNMLITDPGAHRVYLYGTSDGSCLIFPKTGKKRVLITPMDAAFDGGGEILVSDSAAGAVYRFDRKGHLKETIGTFKRPTGLDVNHESKRLYVVDTLAHRIRVYGLNGKHLFDFGKRGSAHGAFNYPTHIALDSAGRVYVTDAMNFRIQAFTPDGKFLYAIGNNGDGPGALSKPKGVGLDSDGNLYVADAIFNNVQILNRKGEPLLYFGKYGTKPGEFSMPADLVIDSKDRIYVADSYNRRIQVFQYIKASGRRVLP; this comes from the coding sequence ATGGATCCTCGCCATATGCTGAAAAAGAACCGGGCCCTGCCAATCCTGTGGGGACTCCTTTTGCCGGTCCTCCTGTCCTCATTTTCCTGTATTCTTCACAGGGGAGACGCCCCCCCCGCGGAAAAGGCAACCGTCGAGGCACGGGAACGGGTCTGGCCCTGCCCTCCGGCCCCCGCCCGGATCCGTTATTTGCACTCCATTTCGTTTCCCAATGACCTGCGAAGCAGTCACACCCTGTGGAACCGGATGCTCGCCCTCCTCGCTGGGAAAAATACCGTCCGGATGATCCGGCCCTACGGACTCGACATCGACACCGAAGGAAACATGCTCATCACCGACCCGGGCGCACACAGGGTCTATCTTTATGGTACGTCGGACGGTTCATGCCTCATCTTCCCGAAGACCGGGAAGAAGAGGGTACTCATCACACCCATGGATGCCGCCTTCGACGGCGGAGGAGAGATACTGGTCTCCGATTCGGCAGCGGGAGCGGTCTACCGTTTCGACCGTAAAGGACATCTGAAGGAAACGATCGGGACATTCAAACGCCCCACCGGGCTGGATGTAAACCATGAATCAAAGCGGCTCTATGTCGTCGACACCCTGGCCCACAGGATCCGGGTCTACGGCCTGAACGGGAAACACCTTTTCGATTTCGGCAAACGGGGTTCCGCCCATGGCGCATTCAACTACCCGACCCATATCGCCCTCGACAGCGCGGGCCGGGTTTATGTGACCGACGCCATGAACTTCCGGATCCAGGCCTTCACCCCGGACGGAAAGTTCCTCTATGCCATCGGCAATAACGGGGACGGTCCCGGCGCTCTTTCCAAACCGAAAGGGGTCGGCCTGGACAGTGACGGGAATCTCTATGTGGCCGACGCCATCTTCAACAACGTGCAGATCCTGAACCGGAAAGGGGAGCCGCTCCTCTACTTCGGGAAGTATGGGACAAAACCGGGGGAGTTCTCCATGCCGGCGGATCTTGTGATCGATTCAAAGGACCGGATCTACGTAGCCGATTCCTACAACCGGAGGATCCAGGTATTTCAGTATATCAAGGCGTCGGGAAGAAGGGTTCTCCCCTGA